A window of the Agrococcus jejuensis genome harbors these coding sequences:
- a CDS encoding PhoX family protein — protein MVDVERRPLLPMAAHVRGKRSAVTCQLKCANACLGDVCNTSRNGYLRDIIDAELSRRVLLGAGVAGTVALLTTQAIGAAAPAQAAAPVPGAAFGFTPIAPVAATVDELTVPEGFTYQPILRWGDPLFLDSPAFDAFDQTEAKQRRQFGYNCDYTDILRIDATTALLFVNHEYTNEPIMFPAAQIASDPARVRGVGRAAHGLSVVELTRGSDAEAWEPVVGADRNRRFLDDTPYAITGPAAGSPLLQTVADPTGTVALGTLGNCAGGTTPWGTILSGEENFNGYFAAAGATAADRRYGLTSPTTARGWELDDPRFDIRNPGYENEANRFGWIVEIDPFDPTSTPRKHTAMGRMKHEGANVHIAANGRVAAYMGDDERFDYLYKFVSAGTYVEGSRAANMTLLETGDLYVAQFEGNSTVEIDGSGTLPSDGAFDGVGRWLPLVVGGESQVAGWAVDEVLVNTRGAADLVGATKMDRCEDVEPNPTTGLIYVACTNNSNRGVGTNAVADEANPRTENRDGHVIEIAEDGGDHTGTTFRWSILMLCGDPAQGDQTYFAGFPVDQVSPISCPDNLAFDSEGNLWVSTDGAPDGIGYNDGLFRVRLEGAQRGLVEQFLSVPVESETCGPVIHDDEWHVFVAVQHPGEDGLFATPTSLWPDYAPAGATGVDGTFHGPRPTVVQVLPIPVEPSPEPSEPEPSVPPTSGQPSVPPVAPSPTDGVSPTGSTAPTGGAGVGGSGGSGSLPQTGGPLLAPLVAGASAAVAIGAGLVARLRAKGTDEEA, from the coding sequence ATGGTCGATGTCGAACGCCGTCCACTGCTGCCGATGGCCGCGCACGTGCGCGGCAAGCGCAGCGCCGTCACGTGCCAGCTGAAGTGCGCCAACGCGTGCCTCGGCGACGTGTGCAACACGTCGCGCAACGGCTACCTGCGCGACATCATCGACGCCGAGCTCTCGCGCCGCGTGCTGCTGGGCGCCGGCGTCGCCGGCACCGTCGCGCTCCTCACGACGCAGGCGATCGGCGCCGCGGCGCCCGCACAGGCAGCCGCTCCCGTGCCCGGCGCCGCGTTCGGCTTCACGCCCATCGCGCCCGTCGCCGCGACGGTCGACGAGCTCACGGTGCCCGAGGGCTTCACGTACCAGCCGATCCTGCGCTGGGGCGACCCGCTCTTCCTCGACTCCCCCGCCTTCGACGCGTTCGACCAGACCGAGGCGAAGCAGCGCCGGCAGTTCGGCTACAACTGCGACTACACCGACATCCTGCGCATCGACGCGACGACGGCGCTGCTGTTCGTGAACCACGAGTACACGAACGAGCCCATCATGTTCCCCGCGGCGCAGATCGCCTCCGACCCCGCGCGCGTGCGCGGCGTCGGTCGCGCGGCGCACGGCCTCTCGGTCGTGGAGCTCACCCGCGGCAGCGACGCCGAGGCGTGGGAGCCCGTCGTCGGCGCCGACCGCAACCGTCGCTTCCTCGACGACACCCCCTACGCCATCACGGGCCCCGCGGCCGGCTCGCCGCTGCTGCAGACCGTCGCCGACCCCACGGGCACCGTGGCGCTCGGCACGCTCGGCAACTGCGCGGGCGGCACGACGCCGTGGGGCACGATCCTCTCGGGCGAGGAGAACTTCAACGGCTACTTCGCCGCCGCCGGTGCCACTGCGGCCGACCGCCGCTACGGCCTCACGTCGCCGACCACGGCGCGCGGCTGGGAGCTCGACGACCCGCGCTTCGACATCCGCAACCCCGGCTACGAGAACGAGGCCAACCGGTTCGGCTGGATCGTCGAGATCGACCCGTTCGACCCCACCTCGACGCCGCGCAAGCACACGGCCATGGGCCGCATGAAGCACGAGGGCGCCAACGTGCACATCGCTGCCAACGGTCGCGTCGCCGCGTACATGGGCGACGACGAGCGCTTCGACTACCTCTACAAGTTCGTCTCGGCAGGCACGTACGTCGAGGGGAGCCGCGCCGCGAACATGACGCTGCTCGAGACCGGCGACCTCTACGTCGCCCAGTTCGAGGGCAACTCGACCGTCGAGATCGACGGCTCGGGCACGCTGCCCTCCGACGGCGCGTTCGACGGCGTCGGCCGCTGGCTGCCGCTCGTCGTCGGCGGCGAGTCGCAGGTCGCCGGATGGGCCGTCGACGAGGTGCTCGTGAACACGCGCGGCGCCGCCGACCTCGTGGGCGCCACGAAGATGGACCGCTGCGAGGACGTGGAGCCGAACCCGACCACGGGCCTCATCTACGTCGCGTGCACGAACAACTCGAACCGCGGCGTCGGCACGAACGCCGTCGCCGACGAGGCGAACCCGCGCACCGAGAACCGCGACGGCCACGTCATCGAGATCGCCGAGGACGGCGGCGACCACACGGGCACGACGTTCCGCTGGAGCATCCTCATGCTCTGCGGCGACCCCGCGCAGGGCGACCAGACGTACTTCGCCGGCTTCCCCGTCGACCAGGTCTCGCCCATCTCGTGCCCCGACAACCTCGCGTTCGACTCCGAGGGCAACCTCTGGGTGTCGACCGACGGAGCCCCCGACGGCATCGGCTACAACGACGGCCTCTTCCGCGTGCGGCTCGAGGGCGCGCAGCGCGGCCTCGTCGAGCAGTTCCTGTCGGTGCCGGTGGAGTCCGAGACGTGCGGTCCGGTCATCCACGACGACGAGTGGCACGTCTTCGTCGCCGTGCAGCACCCGGGCGAGGACGGCCTGTTCGCGACGCCCACGTCGCTGTGGCCCGACTACGCCCCCGCCGGCGCGACGGGCGTCGACGGCACGTTCCACGGCCCGCGCCCCACGGTCGTGCAGGTGCTGCCGATCCCGGTCGAGCCGAGCCCCGAGCCCTCGGAGCCCGAGCCGTCGGTGCCGCCGACGTCGGGCCAGCCGAGCGTGCCGCCGGTCGCACCGTCGCCGACCGACGGCGTGAGCCCGACGGGCTCGACGGCTCCCACGGGTGGCGCCGGCGTCGGCGGATCGGGCGGCTCCGGCTCGCTGCCGCAGACGGGCGGACCGCTGCTCGCCCCGCTCGTCGCGGGCGCATCCGCCGCCGTCGCGATCGGCGCCGGCCTCGTCGCGCGCCTGCGTGCGAAGGGCACCGACGAGGAGGCGTAG
- a CDS encoding nucleotidyltransferase domain-containing protein — protein sequence MLSEHMDRVVQAMARDLVAVDGVVAVVMGGSRARNAHAPSSDVDLGLYTRGAVDFDALDELAARWSSTSTRFARPGEWGPWVDCGAWLEVDGMPVDWIRRDLDRVEQQWTRAQRGEHAFHAQAGHPLGFLDVAYVGELVHARILQDPTDALQLLRERMERMPDALGDALVAGLWEADLLLTQAGKAAARGDDAFVLLCLSRTVLLACHALAGRDRRWVVNEKRLVAEAQTMPHAPDGLERRVRNALSTVDGGAAALERCVEATRELVADVRVAIA from the coding sequence ATGCTGAGCGAGCACATGGACCGCGTCGTGCAGGCCATGGCGCGCGACCTCGTCGCCGTCGACGGCGTCGTGGCGGTCGTCATGGGCGGCTCGCGGGCGCGCAACGCGCACGCGCCGTCGTCGGACGTCGACCTCGGGCTCTACACCCGTGGAGCCGTGGACTTCGATGCGCTCGACGAGCTCGCTGCGCGCTGGTCGTCGACGTCGACGCGCTTCGCTCGGCCCGGGGAGTGGGGTCCATGGGTCGACTGCGGTGCGTGGCTCGAGGTCGACGGCATGCCCGTCGACTGGATCCGCCGCGACCTCGACCGCGTCGAGCAGCAGTGGACGCGCGCGCAGCGCGGCGAGCACGCGTTCCACGCGCAGGCGGGCCATCCGCTCGGATTCCTCGACGTCGCCTACGTCGGCGAGCTCGTGCACGCGCGCATCCTGCAGGATCCGACCGACGCGCTGCAGCTGCTGCGCGAGCGCATGGAGCGCATGCCCGACGCGCTCGGCGACGCGCTCGTCGCAGGGCTGTGGGAGGCGGATCTGCTGCTGACGCAGGCGGGCAAGGCCGCTGCACGCGGCGACGACGCGTTCGTGCTGCTGTGCCTGTCGCGCACGGTGCTGCTCGCCTGTCATGCGCTCGCCGGGCGCGACCGTCGATGGGTCGTCAACGAGAAGCGGCTCGTGGCCGAGGCGCAGACGATGCCGCACGCGCCCGACGGGCTGGAGCGGCGTGTGCGCAACGCGCTCTCGACCGTCGACGGCGGGGCTGCGGCGCTCGAGCGCTGCGTCGAGGCGACGCGCGAGCTCGTCGCTGACGTCCGCGTCGCGATCGCCTGA
- a CDS encoding YbdD/YjiX family protein, which translates to MPSRPAATHALARAWRAAAWYARGLTGESRYESYLAHERAAHPERPPLDRRAFWRDYHRWQDANPQGRCC; encoded by the coding sequence ATGCCGAGTCGACCCGCCGCCACGCACGCGCTCGCGCGTGCGTGGCGCGCGGCCGCCTGGTACGCGCGCGGCCTCACGGGGGAGTCGCGGTACGAGTCGTACCTCGCGCACGAGCGTGCCGCGCATCCCGAGCGTCCACCGCTCGACCGCCGCGCCTTCTGGCGCGACTACCACCGCTGGCAGGACGCGAACCCGCAGGGCCGGTGCTGCTGA
- a CDS encoding carbon starvation CstA family protein — MSTETTPTKDRELPPAAAPVTRTRWTPAKIALWAGIALLGGLAWVMLAVVRGETVNAIWFVFAAVCTYLIAYRFYSKVIERHLVKPDDLRATPAEHLANGKDYVATDRRVLFGHHFAAIAGAGPLVGPVLAAQMGYLPGTIWIIVGVVLAGAVQDYLVMFFSMRRGGRSLGQMARDELGRVGGTAAIVATLLIMIIITAILALVVVNALGESPWGVFSVAMTIPIALFMGAYLRWIRPGRITEVSIIGFVLLMAAIVGGGAVAETQWGQDVFTLDRTTLAWAIIVYGFIAAVLPVWVLLAPRDYLSTFMKIGVIGMLAVAIVFVRPEIEVPAFTSFASGVTGPVWSGSLFPFLFVTIACGALSGFHALISSGTTPKMIEKERQTRFIGYGGMLMESFVAIMALVAAVSIDQGIYYAMNASAAATGGTPEGAADFVNGLMLAGVQTSPEALAQAAQDVGEETIVSRTGGAPTLAFGLAHILQQWVGGASMMSFWYHFAIMFEALFILTAVDAGTRVARFMLQDSIGNVAKRFKDTSWRLGAWICTAVMVAGWGAVLLMGVTDPLGGINTLFPLFGIANQLLAAIALAIVLTIVARRGTWRWLWIVGLPLAFVAVVTITASILKIFSPVPAVGYWANHMAFRDALAAGEESFGTAGTVEAMEAVVRNTAVQGTLSIIFVSLAIVVITTSVLAVLRAWRTREIVDREDAPVPSRRFAPAGLVASKEEKALEREWAALPEDQQPSRGH, encoded by the coding sequence ATGAGCACAGAGACGACCCCCACGAAGGATCGCGAGCTGCCGCCGGCGGCTGCACCCGTCACCCGCACCCGCTGGACCCCTGCGAAGATCGCGCTCTGGGCGGGCATCGCCCTGCTCGGCGGCCTCGCCTGGGTCATGCTCGCCGTCGTGCGCGGCGAGACCGTCAACGCCATCTGGTTCGTGTTCGCCGCCGTGTGCACCTACCTCATCGCGTACCGCTTCTACTCGAAGGTCATCGAGCGCCACCTCGTCAAGCCCGACGACCTGCGGGCGACGCCCGCCGAGCACCTCGCCAACGGCAAGGACTACGTCGCGACCGACCGTCGCGTGCTCTTCGGCCACCACTTCGCGGCCATCGCCGGCGCCGGCCCGCTCGTCGGCCCCGTGCTCGCCGCGCAGATGGGCTACCTGCCCGGCACGATCTGGATCATCGTCGGCGTCGTGCTCGCCGGCGCGGTGCAGGACTACCTCGTGATGTTCTTCTCGATGCGCCGCGGCGGCCGCTCGCTCGGCCAGATGGCGCGCGACGAGCTCGGCCGCGTCGGCGGCACCGCCGCGATCGTCGCGACGCTGCTCATCATGATCATCATCACGGCGATCCTCGCGCTCGTCGTCGTCAACGCCCTCGGCGAGAGCCCGTGGGGCGTCTTCTCGGTGGCCATGACCATCCCGATCGCCCTCTTCATGGGCGCGTACCTGCGGTGGATCCGCCCCGGCCGCATCACCGAGGTGTCGATCATCGGCTTCGTGCTGCTCATGGCGGCGATCGTCGGCGGCGGCGCCGTCGCCGAGACGCAGTGGGGTCAGGACGTGTTCACGCTCGACCGCACGACGCTCGCGTGGGCGATCATCGTCTACGGCTTCATCGCCGCCGTGCTGCCCGTGTGGGTGCTGCTCGCGCCGCGCGACTACCTGTCGACGTTCATGAAGATCGGCGTCATCGGCATGCTCGCCGTCGCGATCGTCTTCGTGCGTCCCGAGATCGAGGTGCCGGCGTTCACGTCGTTCGCGAGCGGCGTCACCGGCCCCGTCTGGTCGGGCAGCCTCTTCCCGTTCCTGTTCGTGACGATCGCGTGCGGCGCCCTGTCGGGGTTCCACGCGCTCATCTCGTCGGGCACGACGCCGAAGATGATCGAGAAGGAGCGCCAGACGCGCTTCATCGGCTACGGCGGCATGCTCATGGAGTCGTTCGTCGCGATCATGGCGCTCGTCGCCGCCGTGTCGATCGACCAGGGCATCTACTACGCCATGAACGCCTCGGCCGCTGCGACGGGAGGCACGCCCGAGGGCGCTGCGGACTTCGTCAACGGGCTCATGCTCGCGGGCGTGCAGACGAGCCCGGAGGCGCTCGCGCAGGCCGCGCAGGACGTCGGCGAGGAGACGATCGTGTCGCGCACCGGTGGCGCGCCGACGCTCGCGTTCGGCCTCGCGCACATCCTGCAGCAGTGGGTGGGCGGCGCATCGATGATGTCGTTCTGGTACCACTTCGCGATCATGTTCGAGGCGCTCTTCATCCTCACGGCCGTCGACGCCGGCACGCGTGTCGCCCGCTTCATGCTGCAGGACTCGATCGGCAACGTCGCGAAGCGCTTCAAGGACACGTCGTGGAGGCTCGGCGCGTGGATCTGCACCGCAGTGATGGTCGCCGGATGGGGTGCCGTGCTGCTCATGGGCGTGACCGATCCGCTCGGCGGCATCAACACGCTCTTCCCGCTCTTCGGCATCGCCAACCAGCTGCTCGCGGCCATCGCGCTCGCGATCGTGCTCACGATCGTCGCGCGCCGCGGCACGTGGCGTTGGCTGTGGATCGTGGGCCTGCCGCTCGCGTTCGTCGCGGTCGTCACGATCACGGCGTCGATCCTGAAGATCTTCTCGCCCGTGCCGGCCGTCGGCTACTGGGCGAACCACATGGCGTTCCGCGACGCGCTCGCCGCCGGCGAGGAGTCGTTCGGCACCGCGGGCACGGTCGAGGCGATGGAGGCGGTCGTGCGCAACACGGCCGTGCAGGGCACGCTGTCGATCATCTTCGTGTCGCTCGCGATCGTCGTCATCACGACGAGCGTGCTGGCCGTGCTGCGCGCATGGCGCACGCGCGAGATCGTCGACCGCGAGGACGCGCCGGTGCCGTCGAGGCGCTTCGCGCCCGCCGGGCTCGTCGCCTCGAAGGAGGAGAAAGCGCTCGAGCGCGAGTGGGCGGCATTGCCCGAGGACCAGCAGCCGTCGCGAGGCCACTGA
- a CDS encoding GntR family transcriptional regulator: MESAREQQAAPQRLRYREVAAAIDVEIASGAVAVGSRLPSEATLAARHDVARGTVRKALAHLQRRGVVAPQRGAGWVVQSPVRAYGLAGFRSFAQWARSRGLEPGGLVVASADAIADAALARRMRIPVGDAVLHVTRVRTLDGQRVMVERSTYPSWVAPVVRDQPRDAPSVAELLADAGFAEAEGSHRLDAVAASSDDARLLGVPRSSPLLLVDRHAIGADGRTIDVSDDRYLPGTVTFEVRSDGR; this comes from the coding sequence GTGGAGAGCGCGCGCGAGCAGCAGGCCGCGCCGCAGCGTCTCCGGTACCGCGAGGTCGCCGCCGCGATCGACGTCGAGATCGCCTCGGGTGCCGTCGCCGTCGGGTCGCGCCTGCCGTCGGAGGCGACGCTCGCCGCCCGCCATGACGTGGCGCGCGGCACGGTGCGCAAGGCGCTCGCGCACCTGCAGCGACGCGGCGTCGTCGCGCCGCAGCGCGGGGCCGGATGGGTGGTGCAGTCGCCCGTGCGCGCCTACGGGCTCGCGGGGTTCCGGTCGTTCGCGCAGTGGGCGCGCAGCCGCGGGCTCGAGCCCGGCGGCCTCGTCGTCGCCTCGGCCGACGCGATCGCCGATGCCGCCCTCGCGCGCCGGATGCGCATCCCCGTCGGCGACGCCGTGCTGCACGTGACGCGCGTGCGCACGCTCGACGGGCAGCGCGTCATGGTCGAGCGGTCGACGTATCCCTCGTGGGTCGCGCCCGTCGTGCGCGACCAGCCGCGCGATGCGCCGTCGGTCGCGGAGCTGCTGGCGGATGCGGGCTTCGCCGAGGCGGAGGGGTCGCACCGGCTCGACGCCGTGGCGGCGTCGAGCGACGACGCGCGGCTGCTGGGCGTGCCGCGCTCGAGCCCGCTGCTGCTCGTCGACCGGCACGCGATCGGCGCGGATGGCCGCACGATCGACGTGAGCGACGATCGCTACCTGCCGGGCACCGTGACGTTCGAGGTGCGCTCCGACGGTCGCTGA
- a CDS encoding DUF4073 domain-containing protein, which translates to MHPRPQRRRTATRIVAPAALVAALVASPLAASTAIAAPDAAPDAAVQAAASTLTLDAAAYETGQPITATYATDVPDATNWIGIYPAGVTPGDQPSTLWDYAPDASGTLAFSGDLAAGEWTAWFLAQDGYEPLAEPVAFTVAADPEAPVPGDPSAPVSIDPVVTDVTTDGVLAREGFDAIDAAAAASGAWTSMTRDAWTAEIDEMRGRFSRAHGAIAIADAQQAGGDAFSAALALDPVSVEGLAAVRLTFDSHYRGAPGQSGVVLASFDGGEATEVLRLDESTVVSGYDETQMNAMQDVVLDVPVGASDVTFSWVFEAGAGGRYWAIDSATVHQVQADVEGAPTQAWVVSDIQGHPGDFQQGIGQMAQLAPDANGLLMVGDIVNSGTTAEWDEIYDVMDATAGVRPEQTIAAIGNHERYASGGFEANRARFLEFAQREGTYDEYVLEGTGGEVPVIVLGQEFASPTDVAMSDAQVAFLEGRLAHWTDLDRQVVVMTHFPLGETTSGTWAPNYSEHHQMNDRLTSILGNYPNAVVFSGHTHYPAEQGDWAMQRRTDDGHADGFWSINTMAMHIEWDAVGEDTATRSEVTTGDVNRGSVLDVYGDRLVVTAYDFFADSAQLQQVTIPNPLVAFDEQAAAPVPSPEPTDEPEPSVEPTSSPSDDPAPSAPTPSTAPGAGDDVAGGEGSLPQTGADVAWLAALAAAVVAALGGGLLVRQRMRRRA; encoded by the coding sequence ATGCATCCCCGACCGCAGCGCCGCCGCACCGCGACGCGCATCGTCGCCCCCGCGGCCCTCGTCGCGGCGCTCGTCGCCTCGCCGCTCGCCGCATCCACCGCCATCGCCGCACCCGACGCGGCGCCCGACGCGGCCGTGCAGGCCGCCGCGTCGACCCTGACGCTCGACGCCGCCGCGTACGAGACCGGTCAGCCGATCACGGCGACGTACGCGACCGACGTGCCCGACGCGACGAACTGGATCGGCATCTACCCCGCCGGCGTCACGCCCGGCGACCAGCCGTCGACGCTGTGGGACTACGCACCCGACGCCTCCGGCACCCTGGCCTTCTCGGGCGACCTCGCAGCCGGCGAGTGGACGGCGTGGTTCCTCGCGCAGGACGGCTACGAGCCGCTCGCCGAGCCCGTCGCCTTCACCGTCGCCGCCGACCCGGAGGCGCCCGTGCCCGGCGACCCGTCGGCGCCCGTGAGCATCGACCCCGTCGTCACCGACGTCACGACCGACGGCGTGCTCGCCCGCGAGGGCTTCGACGCGATCGACGCGGCCGCAGCCGCATCCGGCGCCTGGACGAGCATGACGCGAGACGCGTGGACGGCCGAGATCGACGAGATGCGCGGCCGCTTCTCGCGCGCCCACGGCGCCATCGCGATCGCCGACGCGCAGCAGGCCGGCGGCGACGCGTTCTCGGCGGCGCTCGCGCTCGACCCCGTGTCGGTCGAGGGCCTCGCGGCCGTGCGCCTCACGTTCGACAGCCACTACCGCGGCGCGCCCGGCCAGTCGGGCGTCGTGCTCGCGTCGTTCGACGGCGGCGAGGCGACCGAGGTGCTGCGCCTCGACGAGTCGACCGTCGTGAGCGGCTACGACGAGACGCAGATGAACGCGATGCAGGACGTCGTGCTCGACGTGCCCGTCGGCGCATCCGACGTCACCTTCTCGTGGGTCTTCGAGGCCGGTGCCGGCGGCCGCTACTGGGCGATCGACTCCGCCACGGTGCACCAGGTGCAGGCCGACGTCGAGGGCGCGCCGACGCAGGCGTGGGTCGTCTCCGACATCCAGGGCCACCCCGGCGACTTCCAGCAGGGCATCGGCCAGATGGCGCAGCTCGCGCCCGACGCGAACGGCCTGCTCATGGTCGGCGACATCGTGAACTCGGGCACGACGGCCGAGTGGGATGAGATCTACGACGTCATGGATGCGACGGCCGGCGTGCGCCCCGAGCAGACGATCGCGGCGATCGGCAACCACGAGCGCTACGCGTCGGGCGGCTTCGAGGCCAACCGCGCCCGCTTCCTCGAGTTCGCGCAGCGCGAGGGCACCTACGACGAGTACGTGCTCGAGGGCACGGGCGGCGAGGTGCCGGTGATCGTGCTCGGCCAGGAGTTCGCGTCGCCGACCGACGTCGCGATGAGCGACGCGCAGGTCGCCTTCCTCGAGGGGCGCCTCGCGCACTGGACCGACCTCGACCGCCAGGTCGTCGTCATGACGCACTTCCCGCTCGGCGAGACGACGTCGGGCACGTGGGCGCCGAACTACTCCGAGCACCACCAGATGAACGACCGCCTCACGAGCATCCTCGGCAACTACCCCAACGCCGTCGTCTTCTCTGGCCACACGCACTACCCGGCCGAGCAGGGCGACTGGGCGATGCAGCGCCGCACCGACGACGGGCACGCCGACGGCTTCTGGTCGATCAACACCATGGCGATGCACATCGAGTGGGATGCGGTCGGCGAGGACACCGCGACGCGCAGCGAGGTGACGACGGGCGACGTGAACCGCGGCAGCGTGCTCGACGTCTACGGCGACCGCCTCGTGGTGACGGCGTACGACTTCTTCGCCGACTCGGCGCAGCTGCAGCAGGTCACGATCCCGAACCCGCTCGTCGCGTTCGACGAGCAGGCCGCGGCGCCCGTGCCGTCGCCCGAGCCGACCGACGAGCCGGAGCCCTCGGTCGAGCCCACCTCGTCGCCCAGCGACGACCCGGCCCCGTCGGCACCGACCCCGTCGACGGCTCCGGGCGCCGGTGACGACGTCGCCGGCGGCGAGGGCTCGCTGCCGCAGACGGGCGCCGACGTCGCATGGCTCGCGGCGCTCGCGGCAGCGGTCGTCGCCGCGCTCGGTGGCGGGCTGCTCGTGCGGCAGCGGATGCGTCGCCGCGCCTGA
- a CDS encoding methionine ABC transporter permease: protein MNDLVEQLQELLPTLFEQTGITLWLVAVSLLFGGLGGLLVGTALYVTRRGGVLAQPVAFWVLNALVNTIRPIPFIIFIVALQPVARAVLGTGLGTNVIIFSISIAATFGIARIVEQNLISVDPGVIEAARATGASPWRIIRTVILPEAFGPLILGYTFATVALIDMSSVASIIGGEGLGAYALDYGYRRFDPVVTWSALAIIIVVTQLVQGLGNWLARRILRH, encoded by the coding sequence ATGAACGACCTCGTCGAGCAGCTGCAGGAGCTGCTGCCCACCCTGTTCGAGCAGACCGGCATCACGCTGTGGCTCGTCGCGGTCTCGCTGCTGTTCGGCGGTCTCGGCGGCCTGCTCGTCGGCACGGCGCTCTACGTCACGCGTCGCGGCGGCGTGCTGGCTCAGCCGGTGGCGTTCTGGGTGCTCAACGCGCTCGTGAACACGATCCGGCCGATCCCGTTCATCATCTTCATCGTCGCGCTGCAGCCCGTCGCACGCGCGGTGCTCGGCACGGGGCTCGGCACCAACGTGATCATCTTCTCGATCTCGATCGCCGCGACCTTCGGCATCGCGCGCATCGTCGAGCAGAACCTCATCTCGGTCGACCCCGGCGTCATCGAGGCGGCGCGCGCGACGGGGGCGAGCCCGTGGCGCATCATCCGCACCGTGATCCTGCCCGAGGCGTTCGGCCCGCTCATCCTCGGCTACACGTTCGCGACGGTCGCGCTCATCGACATGTCGTCGGTCGCGAGCATCATCGGCGGCGAGGGCCTCGGCGCCTACGCGCTCGACTACGGCTACCGCCGCTTCGACCCGGTCGTGACGTGGTCGGCGCTCGCGATCATCATCGTCGTCACGCAGCTGGTGCAGGGCCTCGGCAACTGGCTCGCGCGCCGCATCCTGCGCCACTGA
- a CDS encoding methionine ABC transporter ATP-binding protein, which translates to MPHISITDVTKAYAPRRRGGATVVAVDGVSLEVERGDVFGVIGYSGAGKSTLVRLINGLEPVTQGSIQIDGVDVTSLSGARLREVRQGIGMIFQRFNLLRSRTIRANVAYPLEVVGMPRDQRRARVDELLRFVGLEDKADAYPEQLSGGQQQRVGIARALAAEPAILLADEATSALDPETTDEVLDLLARVNRELGVTIVVITHEMDVIARIATKVAVMEQGRVVESGATYDVFTRPQTDTARCFVRTVVRALPDGDALVALREQHDGRLFTISFTDEGASEARVFGALARAGVDFHLVHGGVDDIQGRVYGLLTIAVRGDDAAVADAIASIGSGVTITEVTA; encoded by the coding sequence ATGCCGCACATCTCCATCACCGACGTGACGAAGGCGTACGCGCCGCGTCGCAGAGGCGGCGCGACCGTCGTCGCCGTCGACGGCGTGAGCCTCGAGGTCGAGCGCGGTGACGTGTTCGGCGTCATCGGCTACTCGGGCGCGGGCAAGTCCACGCTCGTGCGCCTCATCAATGGCCTCGAGCCCGTGACGCAGGGGTCGATCCAGATCGATGGCGTCGACGTGACGTCGCTCTCGGGCGCACGGCTGCGCGAGGTGCGGCAGGGGATCGGCATGATCTTCCAGCGCTTCAACCTGCTTCGGTCGCGCACCATCCGCGCGAACGTCGCCTACCCGCTCGAGGTCGTGGGCATGCCGCGCGACCAGCGGCGCGCCCGCGTCGACGAGCTGCTGCGCTTCGTGGGCCTCGAGGACAAGGCGGATGCCTACCCCGAGCAGCTCTCGGGCGGCCAGCAGCAGCGCGTCGGCATCGCTCGAGCGCTCGCGGCCGAGCCCGCGATCCTGCTCGCCGACGAGGCGACGAGCGCACTCGACCCCGAGACGACCGACGAGGTGCTCGACCTGCTCGCGCGCGTCAACCGCGAGCTGGGCGTCACGATCGTCGTCATCACGCACGAGATGGACGTCATCGCCCGCATCGCCACGAAGGTCGCCGTCATGGAGCAGGGGCGCGTCGTCGAGTCGGGTGCGACGTACGACGTGTTCACGAGGCCGCAGACCGACACAGCGAGGTGCTTCGTGCGCACCGTCGTGCGCGCGCTGCCCGACGGCGATGCGCTCGTCGCACTTCGCGAGCAGCACGACGGCCGCCTGTTCACGATCTCGTTCACCGACGAGGGCGCGAGCGAGGCGCGCGTCTTCGGCGCCCTCGCGCGTGCCGGCGTCGACTTCCATCTCGTGCACGGCGGCGTCGACGACATCCAGGGCCGCGTCTACGGCCTGCTCACGATCGCGGTGCGCGGCGATGACGCGGCGGTCGCCGACGCCATCGCGAGCATCGGCTCCGGCGTGACCATCACGGAGGTGACGGCATGA